A genomic window from Xyrauchen texanus isolate HMW12.3.18 chromosome 15, RBS_HiC_50CHRs, whole genome shotgun sequence includes:
- the LOC127655563 gene encoding probable nuclear hormone receptor HR38 isoform X1, whose product MVEPERITPVRKSACSPGLSPGYQITSPAACAEAPTNPRHVQPPPVKPTTIQRAKGQLDMPCVQAQYGPVPHGSSYSTQSFGYHGDYTADLMAADYTKCELGGGEISAAAATTSLPSFNVFVEGGFEPKPSCLYQMPHQRPIIKKEEESYPPMAQSDEAIAGSSMYFKQSPPSTPPTPLHPGPHSSSFLWDEHSLPSVPQTCLIEGPLKSPRFPHFYEQTGPPSTSSYDTAIGLPLCPERSPSTSSSSSHVPPSLDTHTHSHSHAHSHTHSHMYPLNMGKPGGLAFRSLGMGPCPPLLGENLPSPPSRTSSGEGTCAVCGDNAACQHYGVRTCEGCKGFFKRTVQKNAKYVCLASKNCPVDKRRRNRCQYCRFQKCLSVGMVKEVVRTDNLKGRRGRLPSKPKSPLQPEPSPPSPPLTLLNALVRAYSQSTPRELDYSQFSSVEPVGLSESQQIQMFYRVLTGSMEVTRCWAESLPGFSELHHDDQNLLIDSAFLELFVLRLANRSLLAEEKFVFCTGLVLHRLQCLRGFGEWLDSIRDFSAHLQGLNLDLHAFSCLCALVLLTEQCPGLKEPKKVEELQSKLICCLRDHLNSVGAGVVASAGKAPPPVGAVLGLRAELRSQRTQGLQRIFYHKLEDLVPPPPLIDRFLDTLPY is encoded by the exons ATATGCCCTGTGTTCAGGCCCAGTACGGCCCTGTACCTCATGGGTCCAGCTACTCCACCCAGTCCTTTGGTTACCATGGTGACTACACCGCTGACCTCATGGCGGCAGACTACACGAAGTGTGAACTTGGTGGGGGGGAGATCTCTGCGGCAGCCGCCACCACTTCCCTGCCCAGTTTTAATGTGTTTGTGGAAGGAGGCTTTGAGCCCAAACCTTCCTGTCTTTATCAAATGCCTCATCAACGCCCGATAATCAAGAAGGAGGAGGAGTCTTACCCACCCATGGCACAATCCGATGAGGCAATAGCTGGAAGCTCCATGTACTTTAAGCAATCACCCCCATCAACGCCCCCCACGCCACTTCACCCCGGCCCACACAGCAGCTCTTTCTTGTGGGATGAACACAGTCTTCCCTCTGTGCCCCAGACCTGCCTGATTGAAGGCCCACTGAAGAGTCCCCGCTTCCCTCATTTCTACGAGCAGACGGGCCCACCCTCCACCAGCAGCTATGACACTGCCATAGGCCTTCCACTGTGCCCCGAACGCTCTCCTTCaacctcgtcttcatcttcgcatGTGCCACCTAGCCtggacacacacacgcattcacactcacacgcacactctcatacacactcacacatgtaccCCTTGAACATGGGTAAGCCCGGTGGCCTGGCATTCCGCTCTCTGGGCATGGGCCCATGCCCGCCACTGCTGGGAGAGAATTTGCCATCACCACCCAGTCGCACCAGCTCTGGAGAGGGTACCTGTGCAGTGTGCGGAGACAACGCGGCTTGCCAACATTACGGTGTACGTACCTGTGAGGGCTGCAAAGGCTTCTTTAAG AGGACAGTGCAGAAGAATGCAAAGTATGTGTGTTTGGCCAGTAAAAACTGCCCTGTGGATAAAAGGAGACGAAATCGCTGCCAGTACTGCCGGTTCCAGAAGTGTCTCAGTGTAGGCATGGTGAAAGAAg TGGTACGCACAGACAACCTAAAGGGGAGGAGAGGTCGCCTGCCGTCCAAACCAAAGAGTCCACTGCAGCCTGAGCCCTCACCCCCATCACCCCCTCTTACCCTGCTCAATGCACTAGTGCGGGCCTACTCCCAGTCTACACCACGAGAACTAGACTACAGTCAG TTCAGTTCAGTGGAGCCAGTGGGTCTGTCTGAATCACAGCAGATCCAGATGTTCTATAGAGTGCTAACTGGCTCCATGGAGGTGACGCGCTGCTGGGCCGAAAGCTTGCCTGGATTCTCTGAGCTTCACCATGATGACCAGAACCTGCTCATTGACTCTGCCTTCCTTGAGCTGTTCGTGCTTCGCCTTGCAAACAG GTCATTGCTGGCAGAAGAGAAGTTTGTGTTTTGTACAGGCCTGGTCCTGCACCGGCTTCAGTGTCTGCGTGGATTTGGAGAGTGGCTGGACTCCATCCGTGACTTTAGCGCTCACCTGCAGGGTCTCAACTTAGATCTGCATGCTTTCTCCTGCTTATGTGCCCTGGTTCTGCTCACAG AACAATGTCCTGGTCTGAAGGAGCCCAAAAAAGTGGAGGAACTGCAATCCAAACTCATCTGCTGCCTGCGAGACCATCTGAACTCGGTTGGTGCTGGAGTTGTGGCTTCCGCTGGAAAGGCTCCACCCCCTGTCGGAGCTGTGCTTGGCTTGAGGGCGGAGCTTCGATCTCAGCGGACACAAGGCTTGCAGAGGATCTTCTACCATAAGCTTGAGGACCTGGTCCCACCCCCACCACTCATCGATAGGTTTCTGGACACCTTGCCCTATTAA
- the LOC127655563 gene encoding probable nuclear hormone receptor HR38 isoform X2, translating into MNKRSQLLEQLHFVHLKCTPRDMPCVQAQYGPVPHGSSYSTQSFGYHGDYTADLMAADYTKCELGGGEISAAAATTSLPSFNVFVEGGFEPKPSCLYQMPHQRPIIKKEEESYPPMAQSDEAIAGSSMYFKQSPPSTPPTPLHPGPHSSSFLWDEHSLPSVPQTCLIEGPLKSPRFPHFYEQTGPPSTSSYDTAIGLPLCPERSPSTSSSSSHVPPSLDTHTHSHSHAHSHTHSHMYPLNMGKPGGLAFRSLGMGPCPPLLGENLPSPPSRTSSGEGTCAVCGDNAACQHYGVRTCEGCKGFFKRTVQKNAKYVCLASKNCPVDKRRRNRCQYCRFQKCLSVGMVKEVVRTDNLKGRRGRLPSKPKSPLQPEPSPPSPPLTLLNALVRAYSQSTPRELDYSQFSSVEPVGLSESQQIQMFYRVLTGSMEVTRCWAESLPGFSELHHDDQNLLIDSAFLELFVLRLANRSLLAEEKFVFCTGLVLHRLQCLRGFGEWLDSIRDFSAHLQGLNLDLHAFSCLCALVLLTEQCPGLKEPKKVEELQSKLICCLRDHLNSVGAGVVASAGKAPPPVGAVLGLRAELRSQRTQGLQRIFYHKLEDLVPPPPLIDRFLDTLPY; encoded by the exons ATATGCCCTGTGTTCAGGCCCAGTACGGCCCTGTACCTCATGGGTCCAGCTACTCCACCCAGTCCTTTGGTTACCATGGTGACTACACCGCTGACCTCATGGCGGCAGACTACACGAAGTGTGAACTTGGTGGGGGGGAGATCTCTGCGGCAGCCGCCACCACTTCCCTGCCCAGTTTTAATGTGTTTGTGGAAGGAGGCTTTGAGCCCAAACCTTCCTGTCTTTATCAAATGCCTCATCAACGCCCGATAATCAAGAAGGAGGAGGAGTCTTACCCACCCATGGCACAATCCGATGAGGCAATAGCTGGAAGCTCCATGTACTTTAAGCAATCACCCCCATCAACGCCCCCCACGCCACTTCACCCCGGCCCACACAGCAGCTCTTTCTTGTGGGATGAACACAGTCTTCCCTCTGTGCCCCAGACCTGCCTGATTGAAGGCCCACTGAAGAGTCCCCGCTTCCCTCATTTCTACGAGCAGACGGGCCCACCCTCCACCAGCAGCTATGACACTGCCATAGGCCTTCCACTGTGCCCCGAACGCTCTCCTTCaacctcgtcttcatcttcgcatGTGCCACCTAGCCtggacacacacacgcattcacactcacacgcacactctcatacacactcacacatgtaccCCTTGAACATGGGTAAGCCCGGTGGCCTGGCATTCCGCTCTCTGGGCATGGGCCCATGCCCGCCACTGCTGGGAGAGAATTTGCCATCACCACCCAGTCGCACCAGCTCTGGAGAGGGTACCTGTGCAGTGTGCGGAGACAACGCGGCTTGCCAACATTACGGTGTACGTACCTGTGAGGGCTGCAAAGGCTTCTTTAAG AGGACAGTGCAGAAGAATGCAAAGTATGTGTGTTTGGCCAGTAAAAACTGCCCTGTGGATAAAAGGAGACGAAATCGCTGCCAGTACTGCCGGTTCCAGAAGTGTCTCAGTGTAGGCATGGTGAAAGAAg TGGTACGCACAGACAACCTAAAGGGGAGGAGAGGTCGCCTGCCGTCCAAACCAAAGAGTCCACTGCAGCCTGAGCCCTCACCCCCATCACCCCCTCTTACCCTGCTCAATGCACTAGTGCGGGCCTACTCCCAGTCTACACCACGAGAACTAGACTACAGTCAG TTCAGTTCAGTGGAGCCAGTGGGTCTGTCTGAATCACAGCAGATCCAGATGTTCTATAGAGTGCTAACTGGCTCCATGGAGGTGACGCGCTGCTGGGCCGAAAGCTTGCCTGGATTCTCTGAGCTTCACCATGATGACCAGAACCTGCTCATTGACTCTGCCTTCCTTGAGCTGTTCGTGCTTCGCCTTGCAAACAG GTCATTGCTGGCAGAAGAGAAGTTTGTGTTTTGTACAGGCCTGGTCCTGCACCGGCTTCAGTGTCTGCGTGGATTTGGAGAGTGGCTGGACTCCATCCGTGACTTTAGCGCTCACCTGCAGGGTCTCAACTTAGATCTGCATGCTTTCTCCTGCTTATGTGCCCTGGTTCTGCTCACAG AACAATGTCCTGGTCTGAAGGAGCCCAAAAAAGTGGAGGAACTGCAATCCAAACTCATCTGCTGCCTGCGAGACCATCTGAACTCGGTTGGTGCTGGAGTTGTGGCTTCCGCTGGAAAGGCTCCACCCCCTGTCGGAGCTGTGCTTGGCTTGAGGGCGGAGCTTCGATCTCAGCGGACACAAGGCTTGCAGAGGATCTTCTACCATAAGCTTGAGGACCTGGTCCCACCCCCACCACTCATCGATAGGTTTCTGGACACCTTGCCCTATTAA